The genomic interval GGGGTTAGTGTGGGGTTAGTGTGGGGTTAGTGTGGGGTTGTGGTAGGGTTAGTGGTAGGGCTTACTTCTCCATGTAGGCCTGTGCGACTGGGTCCTCCTGCAGGACTGCGGCGGGCAGAGCGGAGGTCTTGAAGAGAGCGCAGCCGCTGGGGTGGGACCAGCACCACATCTGGAATCACAGAACCACATCTGGAACCAATAGAACCACATCTGGAACCAACAGAACCACATCTGGAACCAACAGAACCATCTGGTTCCCCAACAAGAACCGTCCCCTGACCACAGCTGCAGAACGCTGAAGGGTTCTCAGGAGAACCACAGCTACAGAACGCTGAAGGGTTCCTCAGGAGAACCACAGCTACAGAACGCTGAAGGGTTCTCAGGAGAACCACAGCTACAGAACGCTGAAGGGTTCCTCAGGAGAACCACAGCCACAGAACGCTGAAGGGTTCTCAGGAGAACCTGACCACACTGTCCCGCTGTCGGCCAGCAGCTTACCCGGGTTTAGTGGAAGACCCACAaagcttaaaggttgggtaggtgatttgcgaaacgccagcagattttgaaaatacacaactcaaatggtcctaccccctctccttcaacgctgactctgactccacccattccaagtacctggacgcgcaatcatgcacgagcgcgaacagagatgcgcgagagcgagccaggctagcgtaggttttcgtttaacaacatggcactacattcagctgtaagttgcacccagtaccgcgggaagtaggggtgctgggggtgctgcaacaccccctgtccgaggccctgtcttatcacagaaaacgatcatttctaaaaactccggccaaagtagagatttctgaaaacgccggttatgtgttgtcgtgtcaacggggagaaacgggattttaggttctgaagcgtcacattatacaccaggaaatgcttaacgtcatgtgagcgcccgctgtaccgtattggtccgaatataaacacaaaccccattgtaagacgacctatatttggaaaaagatttgaagaccagatccggtttttatgaataaaaaaattgtattcattgaaataatatacgaaaataaaaaggcatcgaataaaacactgcaaagccactaaacagtagtgcaaataggccgtactgatgtgtacaccaaagactattcctgacactcctctgccccgctgtgttcgctctggctgtggtcgctccgcactgtttcggcccgtggcaaagcgagtcatcctcgcgctgtccaaggcattttgagacgcagcatttatttaatgctcatatgacctagtgctgaaaaaaggttatgtgaaaaagtgtgagggtagcggtggtgcgctaaacttgttctgtgagcagctggatgtgaacgatcgattttcaactgtgcgcgcatgcagtggtgtaattgagctgcgctgctatacatcttttttatcaatgtaacgagttgcgagtctagtgcaggctgagttatttttttcccagcaccccctgctgagaatacgttctcgctgctatggttgcaccagatgttataaacattaaacggtcacataaatctatttttagaaaatgtatgtttgtttcatataattgtattggaagtcctggttttcactagggttgccacggtgtggacattttcacaccgagtaatacactcgtctccacaccggtattaccgagtataaacggtataaactttgaaactaggtcaactgccacacaagcatcggtttttagacccttctcgtccttcagttgccgccaacgttcgaaagcagcgcctaggattattcttgatttcagtttttctctttcagcgtttttattatcaattactctctgaaaaagagttttccttctctttgctggtggtggtggtggtggtggggatggtggcgtcttgtctgccatggaaattgtcttctactgctaggtccaattgtggattaactagttccagtagctaccgcaggataacaacaaacaggagcttgctctgggtcacgagctctgggtcacgagtactgcgcgcgcggggcgcgggggagtgcagtacgaccgtttgattgacgtacttactgtccaatgcaactcggtggcaatggaaatgattggctggagttttttgagccctgcccgttccacagatgattgacttgtttaattttcatgtcagtacttctaactcagtggctgtaagcagGTTaagataaggatttcaagtaatttagcaaaaatggccaaaaaagggaatcacctacccaacctttaagttaaTTATTACCTAACTAAACAGTTAGTTAATAGATACTGAACAACTTACGAACACTAGTGCTGTGTTCCAAtgtccatactatccgtacttactagccttagtttgagtacgtagggcgtcccgattcagatcgggcgaaaataagtgtactgaaaggacccggatggtgtactcaaaacggtcaaaccgcgaagtgtggatcgatggacacttttcgtactcaacggcagccatcttagctacgtagcggaagagggcggagccaggctgagccaacgtcggcgcattttccatatagcctgcattaatagagtaattttgtagtttttatagctttttatagctgctaggcgtaaagagttcaccgttcaaagcgggactgatagtgtactacgtttaagtgtactcatggcagtatggatattggaacacagcatagGTTAATAACTACATAGCTAACCGTTAATTATAACATAAGTTAATGATAAGCAGGTCTTACTGGAAGCCCGTGGCCCTGGAAGGGGTTGAGGTCAGCCTCCGAGACGTTTGAAGGAACGATGAAGAACTGAGGCAGGCTGCAGGGGACAGTATTgaaccttcatcatcatcttggAAGATAGTTATCCTTCTATTATAATAATGGCTGTAATATGATTGAGGCTCATGTTTATGATTCTCACCTGGGTGACAGGCCAAACTCTGCGTTCTCATCGACCAATCGGCAGGCTCCCCTGAGGCGGTTCATGTCCTGGGCCCAGTCGTCCAGAACCTCAAACATCAGCGTCTTCTGCTGCCTCTTCATCTCTgagacaaaacatcaacaaaacaCCTCCTCATCAAGACACCTCCTCGTCAAGACACCTCCTCGTCAAGACACCTCCTCAACAAAACACCTCCTCATCAAAACATATCCTCATCAAGACACCTCCTCATAACACCTCCTCATCAAGACACCTCCTCATCATAACACCTCCTCATCAAGACACCTCCTCATCAAGACACCTCCTCATCACGACACCTCCTCATCAAGACACCTCCTCATCacaacccctcctctctcctctctctgaccATGGAGGGTCACAGGGTGCTGCTGTGACTCCTCTCTCTGACCATGGAGGGTCACAGGGTGCTGCTGTGACTCCTCTCTCTGACCATGGAGGGTCACAGGGTGCTGCTGTGACTCCTCTCTCTGACCATGGAGGGTCACAGGGTGCTGCTGTGACTCCTCTCTCTGACCATGGAGGGTCACAGGGTGCTGCTGTGACTCCTGATCCGGGACCCGGGACCCGGGAGCTGAGACCAGAGACCCGGAGCCCTTCTCCTGGGACCAGGGACCCCGCTCCAGACGCCCAGAGGAGAGCTCTCACCCACCGGGGAAACTGTTGAGCTCACAGAAGGAGAAGGCAAACAGGTTCCTCAGAGACTTCGGCTCCAGGCAGTGGTGGGTGATGCCCTGGAAGATCTACGggacgcacagaaacacacgagctgtttaacactcacacacaagatCACTATCTATCTGTCTCAGAATGTAGTAGTATCTAGCAGGCCCACCCTCTTGGCCTCCTCTCCCAGGCAGTAGGTGGTAGTATATGTAGTAATACTGTAGTAGTATATGTAGTAATACTGTATATTGTAGTGGTGGTCATACCCTCTTGGCCTCCTCTCCCAGGCAGTAGGTGGTAGTATATGTAGTAATACTGTAGTAGTATATGTAATAATACTGTATATTGTAGTGGTGGTCATACCCTCTTGGCCTCCTCTCCCAGGCAGTAGGTGGTAGTATATGTAGTAATACTGTAGTAGTATATGTAGTAATACTGTATATTGTAGTGGTGGTCATACCCTCTTGGCCTCCTCTCCCAGGCAGTAGGTCAGAGTGAACTGAAACACGCGCAGGTCTTTGCAGTGGATCACGAGTTTAGAGGGAATCTTATTCTTCACCATTCCTCCGGTGATCAACTTCCTCTTGTCTTCATACACTGGAAGCAGAGGGACAGGTTACTACAAACAGACAGGTtactacagagagacaggttgagagagagacaggttgactacagagagacaggttgagagagagacaggttgaCTACAGAGCGACAGGTTgactacagagagacaggttgAGAGAGACAGGTTGACTACAGAGACAGGTTGAGAGAGATACAGGTTGACTACAGAGACAGGTTGACTACAGAGAGACATGTTGACTACATAGACAGGTTgactacagagagacaggttgagggagagacaggcgCGGTAGGAGACCCCTGAGGATCAGCCCTACCTCCATAGATGTTGTCCACACAGGCCAGAGGAATGTCGTCCTCTCCGTACATTTTGTTCCTGAAGAGGTTCTCCTGCAGGAGGAGATATCAGCTGAGTACCACCACCTGTCTCTAGAAGCTCTCTCAACACATCTCTTGAGCCGTTCTCCACTAGGAGATGCTAGGGATATAATAGGAGATGGGGTCACTGTGCTGGGGCTGAATATCACTTCATGGTAACGAGGGTCTGATTGATGCTTCATCATGGGAGGAGGGTCTACGCCGTCGCCCGTCCTCAGGGCAGATAGAGGACTATCGGACCACCCTCAGGAGAAGAGTCAGCCTGTCCTGCTCGTGTCCTGAGGACCAGAGGGGTCACCTCaaggagaaccccccccccccccccgagggtgGACGGTTCCTCCAACGCGGCCACCTGCTCGCCGTTCAACACTTCACTGGTCTCCATCACAAAGAGAGCTACGTAGCAGGCCTGTTTCTAGAAGCTGCAGTGTAGGCTGTAGAACTGTTTCTAGAAGCTGCAGTGTAGGCTGTAGAACTGTTTCTAGATGCTGTAGAACTGTTTCTAGAAGCTGCAATGTAAGCTGTAGAACTGTTTCTAGATGCTGTAGAACTGTTTCTAGAAGTTGCAGTGTAAGCTGTAGAACTGTTTCTAGATGCTGTAGAACTGTTTCTAGAAGCTGCAATGTAAGCTGTAGAACTGTTTCTAGAAGCTGCAGTGTAAGCTGTAGAACTGTTTCTAGAAGCTGTAGAACTGTTTCTAGAAGCTGCAGTGTAAGCTGTAGAACTGTTTCTAGAAGCTGTAGAACTGTTTCTAGAAGCTGCAGTGTAAGCTGTAGAACTGTTTCTAGAAGCTGCAGTGTAAGCTGTAGAACTGTTTCTAGAAGCTGTAGAACTGTTTCTAGAAGCTGCAGTGTAAGCTGTAGAACTGTTTCCAGAAGCTGCAGTGTAAGCTGTAGAACTGTTTCTAGAAGCTGTAGAACTGTTTCTAGAAGCTGCAGTGTAAGCTGTAGAACTGTTTCTAGAAGCTGTAGAACTGTTTCTAGAAGCTGCAGTGTAAGCTGTAGAACTGTTTCTAGAAGCTGTAGAACTGTTTCTAGAAGCTGCAGTGTAAGCTGTAGAACTGTTTCTAGAAGCTGCAGTGTAGGCTGTAGAACTGTTTCTAGAAGCTGCAGTGTAAGCTGTAGAACTGTTTCTAGAAGCTGCAGTGTAAGCTGTAGAACTGTTTCTAGAAGCTGTAGAACTGTTTCTAGAAGCTGCAGTGTAAGCTGTAGAACTGTTTCTAGAAGCTGCAGTGTAGGCTGTAGAACTGTTTCTAGAAGCTGCAGTGTAAGCTGTAGAACTGTTTCTAGAAGCTGTAGAACTGTTTCTAGAAGCTGCAGTGTAAGCTGTAGAACTGTTTCTAGAAGCTGCAGTGTAAGCTGTAGAACTGTTTCTAGAAGCTGTAGAACTGCTTCTAGAAGCTGCAGTGTAAGCTGTAGAACTGTTTCTAGAAGCTGCAGTGTAAGCTGTAGAACTGTTTCTAGAAGCTGTAGAACTGTTTCTAGAAGCTGCAGTGTAAGCTGTAGAACTGTTTCTAGAAGCTGCAGTGTAGGCTGTAGAACTGTTTCTAGAAGCTGCAGTGTAAGCTGTAGAACTGTTTCTAGAAGTTGCAGTGTAAGCTGTAGAACTGTTTCTAGAAGCTGCAGTGTAAGCTGTAGAACTGTTTCTAGAAGCTGCAGTGTAGGCTGTAGAACTGTTTCCAGAAGCTGCAGTGTAAGCTGTAGAACTGTTTCTAGAAGCTGCAGTGTAAGCTGTAGAACTGTTTCTAGAAGCTGCAGTGTAAGCTGTAGAACTGTTTCTAGAAGCTGTAGTGTAAGCTGTAGAACTGTTTCTAGAAGCTGCAGTGTAAGCTGTAGAACTGTTTCTAGAAGCTGTAGAACTGTTTCTAGAAGCTGCAGGTCCTCACCAGCTCCTCGCTTGGGTCCTGGTCGCTGACGAACGCCAGGCGGAAGTTGGTGCAGACGAGCGTCCCGAACAACCCGCGCTGGGACACATCATCCTGCCTGTAGCGCAGCACCTTGGAGGCTCCGCAGAACACCacctcccctacacacacacacacacacacacacacacgttacacaataacaccacccaacaccacctcccctacacacacacacacacacacgttacacaataacaccacccaacacacattACGCAATAAcatcacccaccaccacccctacacacacgttacacattAACACCacctcccctacacacacacacacacacacattacacaataGCACCacctcccctacacacacacacgttacacattAACACCACCTCCcctacgcacacgcacacgttacACAataacaccacccaacacacccgTTACAATACACTATCTCCCCTTCACAACACAAACTTTACACAATAGCACCA from Gadus morhua chromosome 11, gadMor3.0, whole genome shotgun sequence carries:
- the mtmr12 gene encoding myotubularin-related protein 12, which produces MSALGAACGKGAKASFVSYVIPEEIKAEKDFGKQDKPPNLLPGEVVFCGASKVLRYRQDDVSQRGLFGTLVCTNFRLAFVSDQDPSEELENLFRNKMYGEDDIPLACVDNIYGVYEDKRKLITGGMVKNKIPSKLVIHCKDLRVFQFTLTYCLGEEAKRIFQGITHHCLEPKSLRNLFAFSFCELNSFPEMKRQQKTLMFEVLDDWAQDMNRLRGACRLVDENAEFGLSPSLPQFFIVPSNVSEADLNPFQGHGLPMWCWSHPSGCALFKTSALPAAVLQEDPVAQAYMEKMLTAVAHNYLFSVKTEDLSDTLPSVTDIQLAYNKFKHFFLIGQWDSQ